A window of Mycolicibacterium madagascariense genomic DNA:
CATCCACGAGCAGTGCGCACCGTCGGAGTCCTCCGACCTCAGCGGGTTGTCGCCCGTGGTGGCCGAACTCGTCAAGGCGGGCTACGTGGTGACGCTGCCGGACTACCAGGGCCTCGGCGTCACCGGTTCCTACCACCCCTACCTCGACGCCACCACGGCGGGACAGAACCTCATCGACGCGGTGCGGGCCGCCCGCAAGCTCGTCACCACGACGTCGGATCGCTGGCTCGGCATCGGGGTGTCGCAGGGCGGTCAGGCGACGTGGGCCGCCAACGAACTGGCGCCCACGTACGGCGAGGGGCTGACGTTGGAGGGCACGGTCAGCGTCGCGCCCCCCACCGATCTCACCGGCTTCGCCGACGCCGCCGCCGACGGCACCCTCGCCAAGGAGCAGGAGGCGCCCTACGCGTTCGTCCTGGATTCGTTGAGTCGGGAGTACCCCGACTTCGACCTCGACCAGTACCGCCACGGCGTGGCCGAGGACAAGTGGGACGTGCTGACGGCGTGCGACGGCCCGGCGGCCGGGCAGGTGGACACCGTGCTGACACAGCTCACCCCCGACGATCTGCGGCCGAGCACGCCCGCCGCGCTCGACGCGCTGCGGGGCTACCTACAGAAGGCGAGCCTGCCCCAACGGCCAACGGCGGCACCGATGTTGGTGATCTACGGCGGCATGGACGCCGTGGTCCCGCCGATCTGGACCGACCGCGCGCTGCAGGCGGCCTGCAAGCTGGGCGACGTCGTCGACATCCGGCTGCAGAACGACAAGGGACACGACGACGTGGACGCCTCCGCGGCGTACCCCTGGATCAACGACCGGTTCGCCGGGGTGCCGCCGACGGACAGTTGTGCGGCGTTCCTCGCCGCGGGCGAGACACCGGAGCCGACGCCCGGTGAGACACCCGCGGAGACGACCACCGACACGTCGGGGGACGGCACCGCGGGACAGACCGGCGGCACGGGACAGACCGGCGGGCAGTCGACTACCGAGACCGCCACCCAGGCGCCGGCCGCTGCGGGCTGACGTCAGCGGCAGTCGTCGACCGCCGGCTGATTAGCGAATCTCTGCATCAGCCAATCGAATTGGTCGCCGACCCCGAGGTCGACGTGACCCCGGCCCGGTTCCTCCCGCCACGCGATGACGTCGCCCATCGCGCACGCCCGCTGGAGTGCCGCGGTAATGGACGCCGGGGTGATCAAGGGGTCGTCGGAACCGTAGATCACCGACATCGGGGCCGACAGCGGCCGCTGGGGCAACGCCCAGCGGCGCAGGAGTCCGCGGAGCTCGTCGGCGGCCGCGGGCGTGGCGGGCGCCAGGTCGAACGCGCCCAGCTCGGCGGCGGCGCTCTCACGGGCGAGGACGTCGGCCCCCGCGCACCCCGACAGCGCATCCCAGTCCTTGGCGGCCGACCCCCGGCGCAGGTCGTCGAGGTCGAGCTCGGGATGCAGACGACTCAGCGAGACCAGCGCCCACTGCAGGGCCAGCGCCTGGTCCTTGGTCAGCGTGCCCGCGGCGGCCTCGTCGACCAGGCCGGTGACGTCGGCCGACGGCGCCAGCGCGACGGTGCCGACGAGTCGCAGTTCGGGGGCGTAGCGGTCGGCCTGCTCGTTCGCGGCCCAGACCGCCCCACCGCCCTGGGAGTGCCCGATCGCGGCCCACCGCGTCGAGACGCCGGGAAAGGTCGCCCGCAGCGCGCGCATCGCGTCGATGACGTTGAGGCCCGCGGTCCGCGAGTCGGGAAAGGGATGCACCCCGTCGGTGCCGAGCCCCTGGTAGTCGGGGAAGGCCACCGCGAAGCCCGCCCGCAGCGGCCCGGCGACGGCGCCCGCCTGCCCCATGAGGTCGGGGGAAAGCGAAGGCGCACAAGGCTGTTGGATGCCGGTGGTGCCGTGGGCGACGACGATCGCGGGCCATCCGCCATTCGGCGGCGCACCGCTCGGGACGAAGACCGCACCGGACACGATGGTGGGGGCGCCGGTGTCCCCGTTGGTCGAGTGGTAGACGACGCGGGCCGCCCTGGCCCCGGTCGCCGCGATCTCGTCCGCGAGATTGGTCAGGGGAGCGGTGCTGACGACCGCCCCCGCGTCCGGGGCGCCGGTGATGCCCGACGCGCAGTAGTCCGGCGCGGGACGGCCCGCGAAACGGTCGGCGAGCCAGGCGATTTGGCTGGTGTCGTCCACGTCGGGAATACCCCGGCGCGCACCCGGATGCCACACCACGCTGCCGCCGAGCGAGCAGGCCCGGTTGATGGCGTCGGACGTCCATCGCGCATCGACCGCACTTCCGTCGGGTTCGACGACGACCGATAGCGGTACCGTCAGGGGAGCCCGGGGGAGGGCGACGTCCTGCAGCATCCCGCGCAGCCGGGCGGCGGCGTCGTCGCCGGCCGGGGACAGGTCGTGCGGATCGACGTGGGCGAGAATGTCGTTGCGCGAGTTGGTGATCGGGCCCGAGCACGCCGTCAGTGCAGCCCAGTTCGCGGCGACCACCCCGCGGCGGTAGTCGTCGAGGTCGACGTCGGGATGCCGGCGCCGCAGCGATTCGAGCAGCCACAGCAGCATCGGCGTCTGCTCGCGGGTCAGCGTGCCGGCGACGGCCGCGTCGACGAGACCGGTCACGTCGGCGGTCGGGGAGATGGCCACGGCGCCCACCATGTGGAGTTCGGGCGCGCGCGACGGGGCCTGCTCGGCGGCCGACCACACCGCGGCTCCACCTTCGTCGCGTCCGGAGGCGGCCCAGCGGTTCGACACGTTGGGGAAGGTCGCGCGCAGCGCGCGCACGGAGTCGATGACGTTCATCCCGGCGGTGCGGGCGTCGAGGTACGGGTGGACCCCGCCCGCCCCCAGGCCCTGGTAGTCGGTCAGGGTGACCGCGTACCCCAGCCGCAGGAACCCGGCCACCAGCGGCGCCCGGCCGAGCAGCACGCTCGACGACGACGGGCCGCAGGAGTCGTCGATCCCGGTGCTCGCGTGACCGATGGCCACCACGGGCCAGCCGCCGGGTGGAGCCTGACCCCTGGGCACGAAGACCGCACCCGACACCACGGTCGGGGACCCCGAGCCGTCCGTCGACCGGTAGACGACACGCGCTGAATTTGCGCCGTAGTCAATGGAGGGGCTGATCCGCGGCATCGTGGTGGCGCTCAACAGGCTACCCGGGGCCGTGCCGCCGAGGCGGGCGGAGCGAATCGGCATGGGGTCGACCGCACCCCCGAAGGCGGCCCTACCCGTGACCACGACCAGGACGCCCGAGGCCGTCAGCAACGCGCAGCACAGCACTGCCAGCGACCAGCGCCACGCTCCGTTCCGGCCCGGTGACCGCAATCCATCCCCCCATCCTGGCCCTTTGCCGACGGCCAGCCACACCGGCGCGGATGGTGACACGCGCCGGAAAGGTCGCCAGCTTACTTCGCCTGGCGCCGTGCGGTCCACACCTGGCGCGTGCGGCGACGACGTGGCCGCCCCGGGCAGCCGCGGTCGTCGGCCGCGGGGGCGACGGCCCGCGCGCGGGCCCCGCCGCCACCCGTGGAGCATTCCTAGCCGAGCTAAGGAATCGCGCCGCGAAGCCACCGGCACGGCTGCCCGGGCGCGCGCGGGATGCGCCGACTGCTCCCGTCCGCCCTGCGCGGCGACTTTGCTGAGTCGGTGGCGCCTTGCGAGAATGAGGAATGCCCCCCACCCAGTACGCGACCGAATCGAGTGAGGGCCTGGCGGCTCGTACCCCCGGCGGTGCTGGCGCGTCGGATGCGTAGGACGCTGCTGTGGGCCGGTGGCGCGGTGGTCACGGTGATCGTGGTGGTCGTCGCCCTGCTGGCCGTGCCCGCCCTGCACTCGATGGTCGACCAGCTGGTGCACGGCGACCAGTCGTCGTTGGCCGGAACGCCCCCGACGCCGATCAGCACCGCCACCCTCGGCGGCACGACGCCCGGCACGCTGATCAGCGCGATGTCGATGCCCGACGTGACGAGCAGCGCCCTGGGACGGGACCTGCAGGCGGCGCGCGTCGTCTACCGGTCGACCGACGGCGACACCGGCCGGCAGACCGAGGTCTCCGGAAGCGTGTTCACCCCGCGCGGCGATGCGCCCAAGGGCGGCTGGCCGGTGGTCTCCTACGGCCACGGCACGACCGGCATCGACCCGACGTGTGCGCCCTCGGCGTCGAATACCCTGCTCGGACAGCTGGAATTCGTGGCAGGGGTGGTGCACGCCGGCTACGCGGTCGCGTTCACCGACTACCAGGGCCTCGGCCCCGGCGGGCCGCCGGCGTACCTGGATTCGCGCACCGCCGCCTTCAACATGATCGACGCCGTTCGGGCTCTGCGGGCGACGTTCCCCGGGGTGTCCACCCGCTGGGGCGCCTTCGGCGGCTCCCAGGGTGGAGGCGCGGCCTGGTCCGCCGACGAACAGGCCCACGTGTACGCACCGGAGCTGAACATGGTTGGTGCCGTGGCGATCTCGCCGGGAGCGGACATCTCCGGCTACGTCGACAAGGCCCAGGCGGGCACCTTGACCAGCGATCAGAAGGCCGTGCTGCAGCTGTTCATCGAGTCGCTGGCCCGGCGCTATCCCAATGTCGATCGCGACGACTACCGGCGCGGCGACGTCGCCCGCGACTGGAACACGCTCTCGGCGTGCACCGGTCCGCTGGTCGCCGGACGCACCGCGGCCATCGACGCGATCGGGCCGTTCGACCTCGCGCCGAGCACACCGGAGGCGGCCGCCGCCCTGCGCCAGAAGTTCCAGCAGTGGGCGCTGCCCCAATTACCGCTGTCGGCACCGCTTTCGGTGACCTACGGGGGCAAGGACACCTTCATCGACCACCAGTGGACGGCCGACGCGATCGCGCGGGCGTGCGCCCTTGGCGACACCATCGACATCCACTACGGGCCCGACCTGAAGCACAGCGAGGCAGACTTTCCCGCCGAGGTGACGTGGCTGGCCGATCGTTTCGCCGGCAAGCCGGCGCACAACGATTGTCCCTGAGCGTGTTTCGCTGACCGGTCGCTAGCCGCGCTGCGCGGCGGCGTGTACCGAGAACAGGGTGGGCGAGCCCTGCATCTGCGGACCCGACTCCACGCCGAGGACGTTCACCAGCAGTGAGGGAGCGACGTCGAGCACGTCGACCTCGCGGCGCGAGGCGTCGGGCGGCAGGCCGCCACCCACGGCGACCAGGATGCCCTCGGGCACGTGGTAGCCGGTGTTGTCGCCGCCGACGCGCGGACGGAAGCTCAGCCCCACCTCACCGGGCGTGCCGGTGACCGGAGCCGTCGCGCCGATGGGGGTGAACTCGAGCCGGGTCGACATGTCGCACGCCTCGTCCGCGAGCGGAATTCCGAACGTCACCGTCTTGCCCTCGACCCTGAAGCGACTGAAGATCGGGCTGCCGCCCTCCGCCGTGACCGACTCCAGCGGCGCGAGCGCCTCCTGGGCGGCCGCCTCGTCGTCGAAGACGAGCGCGACGTGCGGGTACATCGTGCGGCCCAGTTCGGCGGGCTTGAGGCCCAGCCGCGACACCAGGCGTTCGTGGTCGTCGAGGATGAACAGGCCACGGTCGGTGAAGTTGCTCTCGACCGGGCCCTGTCCCATGCTGGCGGCGATGACGAGCACCGTCTCCGGATGCTTCTTGAGCCACCGGCGGATGCGTCCGAGCTGGTCGTCGGCGAAGTCCATCGCCTTGATGATGAAGCTGCCGAACACGTCGTCGGCGACGTAGTCGTTGGCGTCGGTGTAGCCGGGCATCGTGTCACCCCAGAAGCGGTGCATCATGCTCGCGACGTGGTTGGTGAAGAACACGCTCAACCGTGGCTGGTTCTTCTTGTAGAGCCGCCAGAACAGGTCGAAGCTCGGCAGCACCTGCATCGACGGGCGCAGTGACTTGTACCGCGCATCCTTCTGCTCGCTCACCAGGTGGCTGGCCAGCGTGACGGCCGACTTGGGCGTTAGGCCGAGCTTGACCAGGTCGACACCCGTGCCGAGGAGCGTCTTGACGTTCAGCGGCGCGTCGGAGGTGAAGTTGTTGTCGCTCGTCATGGAGAGGTTGAACTCTTGGAACCGCTGCAGCGAGCTCGGGTAGGTCTTGCCGTCCTTGGCGAACGTGTCGGGGACGAAGAAACCGCCGCTCTTGAACGGGCGCGGCGGCCAGCTCTGCAGCGGGCCGAACAGTCCGACGCTCAGCCCGGCACGCTCGGCCACGTCCCACAGCGGCTCGCCGCGGAAGGACGCGGGGTCCTGGCCGAGGTCGTAGGAGTTGTGGTCGTACATCGAGGTGTGGAACGTGGGCCACGTCCGCCACGGCTGCAGATCGTCGGATTCGATGACGGTCGTGAGGGATTGGCCCTCCGCGACGAGCGCGGCCAGGTGTGACTCCGGGCGTCGAGAGACGTAGAAGTCGACGACGCTCCACGGCACCTCGTTGAGCTCGTAGAGGATTACGTTTCGCGTCTGGCTACCCATCGTGATTTCCTCTTCCATCCCCTGATCGGTCGTGGAATCAGGCTAGCACGCAGCGCAGACGCTTTTCAGGTGAGCGTTTGACCAGCGCAAGGCGTTGGGGGAGAACGGAAGACGAGACGTGCGTCACGTCCGCGCAGTGCGCCGCAAGACGCAGCGATGGCAAACGAACGGCGCCCGTGGATCAGCGAACGCCGACCTTGCGGGCCGGGATGCCCGCCCAGATCTCGCCGTCGGGCACCGAGCAGGTGACCACCGAGTTGGCCCCGATGATGGCGCCGCGCCCGATCCGCACCGGACGCTCGCTGCTGGACAGCACGACGGCGTTCGCGCAGAGCACGGCGTCGTCCTCGATGATCGCGTGGAAGTCCGGCTTCTCGGCGACCCAGATGTCCGCGCGCCCCACGGTGACGCCCTGGAAGATCGCGACGTTGCGACCGAGGGTGGCCCGCTGGTGCACGACGATGCCGATCCCCCCGTGCGGCAACAGCAGTCCCGGCGCGGTGAGCACCGAGGCCGGAATGTTGGTTCCGCGGAGCAGCAACAGCAGACGAATGACCTTGCCGAGGACCGGCCAGCGCTGGGCGTACACCAGACGGCTGATGAACCCCGCGGATGGCGCGTCGGCAGTCTTCCCCATGACGTCCCACGCTACGGAACCCGCCGACGATCGCAAAATTGTGAAGGGTTGTTCGCTGCGTCACTCGGCCACGGGAGTCTGCGCTGCGGACGGCGACGTTCGACGGTGCGCGAAAGTGGCTGTTCACCGCTGCGTGGGACCCGCGGCGGGGTCCGTCGTCGGGCGCCGCGGCTACCGTGACCGGGGCCGAGGACGACCCGCGACGATTTGCCACGGCGGTCCAAAGAGCCGTGGTGCTGTAGTCTGACCACGTCATGATTCGCTGAATCCGACGGTCCGCCATGCTGATCCGCCGGATCGAACCCAAGGATCCGGTGACGTCATCCAACGACGACAGTGCAGGCGCCCGGGCGAACGCGTTCGGAGCATTGCGTGACCATTCGCTCGCGCCATTCGCGCGTCGCCGGTAAACCCGTCGCCGCACCGCGCACCTTCGGGCGCATCATCGGCCTCGACGGCGCCCGCGGCCTGTCGTGCCTGGGCGTCGCGATCGCGCACATTGCTGGCCACTACTCACCGCAGGCGTCGGCCGAGACCAAGATCGGGCTCGTCGGCACGACGCTCATCTTCTTCTACGTGCTGAGCGGCTTCCTGCTCTTCCTGCCCTACATCCGCGGGCTCTACGAGGACCGGGACACCGCGCGGCTGCCGAACACGAAGAACTTCGTCGTGCACCGCATCGCGAGGATCCTGCCCGGCTACCTGGCGATCTTCCTACTGGTCAACTTCGTGTTCCAGGTCTCCTACGTGCAGAACGCGTCGCTGCAACCGCCGGGCACCGACGCCGGAACCGGGATGATCACCGACCCTTGGCAATTGGCCGCCAACCTGACCCTGACCCAGTCCTACGTTCCGAAGTTCTTCCAGACGGGCATCAACCCGGCCTGGTCGCTGACGCTGGAGTATGCGTTCTACGCGTCGCTGCCGCTGCTGGGACTGCTGATGTACGCCCTGCTGCGGCGTACTCGGCTGTCGCCGACCAGGATCGCGATCATCCCGCCGCTGCTGCTGATCGTCCTCGGGTTCGTGGCCAAGCTGTTCGTGCCCGCCCTCATCGCGCACTTCGGCATCACCAGCGACGTGCTGCTGAACTGGGGTCCCAACTGGGTGGCGGTCTTCCTGCGCAGCTTCCTGGCCAACGCCGACAACTTCGCGTTCGGCATGCTGGCCGCCGTCGTCATCGTCCTGATGGAGAAACACCTGCTGCGGGAAGGTCTTTCGCGTCGGGTGCGGCTCTACTCGACGATTGCGCTGCTGCCCACCGCGGTCGCCTTCGTCGGGGCGTTCCTGGTGGCGGGCGGCCAGTACCAGACCAGCGCCGTGGCGATCGGTGCGGCGCTGCTGATCCTCATCATGGTGGCGCCGCTGGCCCGAGGTCAGGACTCGGGCATCGCGCGGGTGCTCGACACCGCGCCCATGCGGTTCGTTGGCAAGGTGTCCCTGTCGGCGTACCTCTGGCACTTTCCGGTCCTGCTGCTGCTCGGTCGGTGGGGCCTGATGGCGGGGGACACCGTGGGGGGCATGGTCCGCAACCTCGTGGTCGCCCTCGCCGCGACCATGGCGATCTCGACCGTCACCTATTACCTGGTCGAACGTCCCGCCATCCAGATCACCAGGAAGTACCGCCACCGGTGGGCGTCGTGAGCCCGAAGCGCCGACGACGGGTCACCGCCTACGTGATCGGTGCGGTCGTCGTCGTCGTGCTCGCCATCGCGATACCGCTGGGGTGGTCGGCCGTCACCAGCGGCCAGGCCAACGAGGGCGATCAGGCCGCCGCGGCCACGCCCATCGCGTCGGCCACCCTCGGGGGCACCGCCCCCGGATCGCTGATCAGCGCGACGACCATGCCGGACTTCGACAAGACCCCGAACGGCAGGCGCCTGCACTCCGCCAGGGTGGTCTACGTGTCGACCGAGGGGGACACCGGCCAGCTCACCAAGGTGTCCGGCTCGGTCTTCACCCCGCCGGGGCCCGCCCCGGCCGGCGGCTGGCCGGTGGTCGCGCTGGCGCACGGCACCCTTGGCATCGACAACCCTTGCGGCCCTTCGCTATTCGGCTCGCTGCTGGGAATGGCCGATCAGATCTCCAAGCTGGCCGACCAGGGGTACGCGGTGGCCTTCGCCGACTACCAGGGCCTGGGGTACGACGGCGTGCACCCCTACCTGGACGCGCGCACCGCCGGGTTCAACGTCATCGACTCCGTGCGCGCGCTGCGGCACACGTTCGCCGACGTGTCGCCGCGCTGGGCGGCGTTCGGCGGCTCCCAGGGCGGCGGCGCCTCCTGGGCTGCCGACGAACAGGCCTCGACGTACGCCCCGGACCTCAATCTCGTTGGGGCGGTGTCGATCTCGCCCGCCGCGGACGTCTCGGGCATCGTCGACAAGGCCCAGGCCGCCACCCTGACCACCGATCAGCGCGCCATCTACGAGATCATCGTGGAATCGCTGGCGCGGCTGCATCCCGACGTGAACCGCGACGACTACCGTCGCGGCGACGCGGCCAAGTATTGGGACGTCCTCACCGCGTGCTCGGGCCCCAAGGTCCACGAACGCTCGATGGTGGCCGGCGACGTCGACCCGCACGACCTGGCGCCCGCGAACGCCGCGGCGGCCGACCGGCTGCGGAACTACCTGGTGAAGTGGGCGCTGCCGCAGCGCAAGCTGTCCGCGCCGATGGCCGTCGCCTACGGTGGCGCCGATACCTACGTCGACTCGCAGTGGGTGGACAGGGCGATAGCCCGGGCCTGTCAGCTGGGAGACGTCCTGACGATCACCTTCGAGCCGGGGAAGGGGCACGGCGACGTGGACTTCAACGCCCTGTCGACATGGATGGCGGATCGCTTCGCGGGAAGGCCGGTGACCAATGACTGTCCCTAGGAATCCCGACGGCGACGCCGCGCTGTGGAAGATCCTCCTGATGGAGGCCAAGTGTGCGGTCAAGCGTCGCATCACCCCGGCGGGCCTCCCGGTCGACCCGCCGCCGACGCCGTACCTGATCGTGCCGGTGCTCGGCCAGTCCAACGCGCAGGG
This region includes:
- a CDS encoding lipase family protein, with amino-acid sequence MRRSSPRRALALTCGALLVSGGVAACSSDTDTAPPGPAVQQGISLPGDFSGTGPGTLMTATTLPTLDRRLTAVTSVAARITYESKSGIDGSRTTVSGTVFEPKGAPPEGGWPVIAYGHPTTGIHEQCAPSESSDLSGLSPVVAELVKAGYVVTLPDYQGLGVTGSYHPYLDATTAGQNLIDAVRAARKLVTTTSDRWLGIGVSQGGQATWAANELAPTYGEGLTLEGTVSVAPPTDLTGFADAAADGTLAKEQEAPYAFVLDSLSREYPDFDLDQYRHGVAEDKWDVLTACDGPAAGQVDTVLTQLTPDDLRPSTPAALDALRGYLQKASLPQRPTAAPMLVIYGGMDAVVPPIWTDRALQAACKLGDVVDIRLQNDKGHDDVDASAAYPWINDRFAGVPPTDSCAAFLAAGETPEPTPGETPAETTTDTSGDGTAGQTGGTGQTGGQSTTETATQAPAAAG
- a CDS encoding lipase family protein, producing MPIRSARLGGTAPGSLLSATTMPRISPSIDYGANSARVVYRSTDGSGSPTVVSGAVFVPRGQAPPGGWPVVAIGHASTGIDDSCGPSSSSVLLGRAPLVAGFLRLGYAVTLTDYQGLGAGGVHPYLDARTAGMNVIDSVRALRATFPNVSNRWAASGRDEGGAAVWSAAEQAPSRAPELHMVGAVAISPTADVTGLVDAAVAGTLTREQTPMLLWLLESLRRRHPDVDLDDYRRGVVAANWAALTACSGPITNSRNDILAHVDPHDLSPAGDDAAARLRGMLQDVALPRAPLTVPLSVVVEPDGSAVDARWTSDAINRACSLGGSVVWHPGARRGIPDVDDTSQIAWLADRFAGRPAPDYCASGITGAPDAGAVVSTAPLTNLADEIAATGARAARVVYHSTNGDTGAPTIVSGAVFVPSGAPPNGGWPAIVVAHGTTGIQQPCAPSLSPDLMGQAGAVAGPLRAGFAVAFPDYQGLGTDGVHPFPDSRTAGLNVIDAMRALRATFPGVSTRWAAIGHSQGGGAVWAANEQADRYAPELRLVGTVALAPSADVTGLVDEAAAGTLTKDQALALQWALVSLSRLHPELDLDDLRRGSAAKDWDALSGCAGADVLARESAAAELGAFDLAPATPAAADELRGLLRRWALPQRPLSAPMSVIYGSDDPLITPASITAALQRACAMGDVIAWREEPGRGHVDLGVGDQFDWLMQRFANQPAVDDCR
- a CDS encoding lipase family protein — encoded protein: MRRTLLWAGGAVVTVIVVVVALLAVPALHSMVDQLVHGDQSSLAGTPPTPISTATLGGTTPGTLISAMSMPDVTSSALGRDLQAARVVYRSTDGDTGRQTEVSGSVFTPRGDAPKGGWPVVSYGHGTTGIDPTCAPSASNTLLGQLEFVAGVVHAGYAVAFTDYQGLGPGGPPAYLDSRTAAFNMIDAVRALRATFPGVSTRWGAFGGSQGGGAAWSADEQAHVYAPELNMVGAVAISPGADISGYVDKAQAGTLTSDQKAVLQLFIESLARRYPNVDRDDYRRGDVARDWNTLSACTGPLVAGRTAAIDAIGPFDLAPSTPEAAAALRQKFQQWALPQLPLSAPLSVTYGGKDTFIDHQWTADAIARACALGDTIDIHYGPDLKHSEADFPAEVTWLADRFAGKPAHNDCP
- a CDS encoding LbetaH domain-containing protein; the encoded protein is MGKTADAPSAGFISRLVYAQRWPVLGKVIRLLLLLRGTNIPASVLTAPGLLLPHGGIGIVVHQRATLGRNVAIFQGVTVGRADIWVAEKPDFHAIIEDDAVLCANAVVLSSSERPVRIGRGAIIGANSVVTCSVPDGEIWAGIPARKVGVR
- a CDS encoding acyltransferase family protein, whose protein sequence is MTIRSRHSRVAGKPVAAPRTFGRIIGLDGARGLSCLGVAIAHIAGHYSPQASAETKIGLVGTTLIFFYVLSGFLLFLPYIRGLYEDRDTARLPNTKNFVVHRIARILPGYLAIFLLVNFVFQVSYVQNASLQPPGTDAGTGMITDPWQLAANLTLTQSYVPKFFQTGINPAWSLTLEYAFYASLPLLGLLMYALLRRTRLSPTRIAIIPPLLLIVLGFVAKLFVPALIAHFGITSDVLLNWGPNWVAVFLRSFLANADNFAFGMLAAVVIVLMEKHLLREGLSRRVRLYSTIALLPTAVAFVGAFLVAGGQYQTSAVAIGAALLILIMVAPLARGQDSGIARVLDTAPMRFVGKVSLSAYLWHFPVLLLLGRWGLMAGDTVGGMVRNLVVALAATMAISTVTYYLVERPAIQITRKYRHRWAS
- a CDS encoding lipase family protein yields the protein MSPKRRRRVTAYVIGAVVVVVLAIAIPLGWSAVTSGQANEGDQAAAATPIASATLGGTAPGSLISATTMPDFDKTPNGRRLHSARVVYVSTEGDTGQLTKVSGSVFTPPGPAPAGGWPVVALAHGTLGIDNPCGPSLFGSLLGMADQISKLADQGYAVAFADYQGLGYDGVHPYLDARTAGFNVIDSVRALRHTFADVSPRWAAFGGSQGGGASWAADEQASTYAPDLNLVGAVSISPAADVSGIVDKAQAATLTTDQRAIYEIIVESLARLHPDVNRDDYRRGDAAKYWDVLTACSGPKVHERSMVAGDVDPHDLAPANAAAADRLRNYLVKWALPQRKLSAPMAVAYGGADTYVDSQWVDRAIARACQLGDVLTITFEPGKGHGDVDFNALSTWMADRFAGRPVTNDCP